The following proteins are encoded in a genomic region of Limanda limanda chromosome 22, fLimLim1.1, whole genome shotgun sequence:
- the serpinh2 gene encoding serine (or cysteine) peptidase inhibitor, clade H, member 2 — translation MPPRLPVYLLIALPLLLVQASTTSSPGKSSAPPASPPPRPPPPLGDPSWALGLRLYQALRSDPSSVNPLFSPLLLASSLGALGGGAAGSTAKQLTDLLKTPTPSKDGAQAGELLSGALKSFAKANATAFHLHTSSAVFSKQAPAISQAFLKDSQAKFGLQHQPLGKGDSKADLKQLHDWARDGLGGLEAAPMEAEIKAKAGALILANALHFKGLWEREFSEGSTDRRTFLGKKYTKVVMMHRAGLFRHHEDIGNMVQVLEAPLRGGKASMVLLLPFHVEDLARLDKLLTLELLSTWLEKTKDTSVTISLPMANISSTFSLHKQLLTLGLTDPWDQKVADFSGVSVKSKGKLHLGGVLHWASLELAAQAGTGEADLQEENVEKPKMFYADHPFILFVRDNATGALLLMGALEHAEGEALHDEL, via the exons ATGCCGCCCAGGCTTCCTGTCTATCTCCTCATTGCTTTGCCACTTCTCCTGGTGCAGGCGAGCACCACCAGTTCACCTGGGAAGAGCTCTGCTCCCCCAGCCAGTCCTCCACCCCGCCCGCCTCCTCCCCTGGGCGACCCCAGCTGGGCTCTGGGTCTGCGCCTGTACCAGGCACTCCGCTCCGACCCCAGCTCAGTAAACCCCCTGTTCTCACCTCTGCTTTTGGCCTCCTCACTTGGAGCACtgggtggaggagctgctggctcCACTGCCAAGCAGCTCACAGACCTCCTCAAGACTCCCACCCCCTCCAAGGACGGAGCCCAGGCAGGGGAGCTTCTGTCCGGGGCGTTGAAGAGCTTCGCCAAAGCCAACGCCACCGCCTTTCACCTGCACACGTCCTCGGCTGTGTTTTCCAAGCAAGCCCCTGCGATCAGTCAGGCCTTTCTGAAGGACAGCCAGGCCAAGTTCGGGCTGCAGCACCAGCCACTGGGGAAAGGAGACTCCAAGGCTGACCTGAAGCAGCTCCATGACTGGGCTAGAGATGGGCTGGGGGGGCTGGAGGCAGCTCCTATGGAGGCTGAAATCAAGGCCAAGGCCGGAGCCTTGATACTGGCTAATGCCCTGCACTTTAAAG GGCTGTGGGAGAGAGAGTTCAGCGAGGGGAGCACGGATCGTCGAACCTTCCTGGGGAAGAAATACACCAAAGTGGTGATGATGCACAGAGCAG GTTTGTTCCGTCACCATGAAGACATAGGAAACATGGTGCAGGTCCTGGAGGCGCCGCTGCGGGGGGGCAAGGCCAGCATGGTGCTCCTGCTGCCCTTCCACGTCGAGGATCTGGCTCGGCTGGACAAGCTGCTGACCCTGGAGCTGCTGTCCACGTGGCTGGAGAAAACCAAAGACACCAGTGTGACCATCTCTCTGCCTATGGCGAACATTTCCAGCACGTTCAGTCTGCAT AAACAGTTGCTCACTCTGGGTTTGACCGACCCCTGGGACCAGAAGGTGGCCGATTTCTCCGGCGTGTCCGTGAAGAGCAAAGGGAAGCTCCATCTGGGTGGCGTCCTCCACTGGGCGTCCCTGGAGCTGGCTGCTCAGGCCGGGACAGGGGAAGCGGATCTACAGGAGGAGAACGTAGAAAAGCCCAAGATGTTCTACGCCgatcatcccttcatcctcttcgTTCGGGACAACGCTACCGGAGCCCTGCTGCTGATGGGAGCTCTGGAGCACGCAGAGGGAGAGGCCCTCCATGATGAATTGTAG